GGGCGAGTGGCCGGTTGGCGAGCACTGGGACCCGGACCTGTTGAGGGATGGTGACCGCCGCAACGTGGTGGACCAGTATCGCTACTGGAAGCACGACGCGATCGTGGCGGACCTTGATTCCAAGCGGCACGACTTCCACATCGCGATTGAGAACTGGCAGCACGACCTCAACATCGGCACCGTTGTGCGGACCGCCAACGCCTTCCTCGCCAAAGAGGTCCACATTATTGGCCGACGCCGGTGGAACCGTCGCGGGGCCATGGTCACCGACCGCTACCAGCACGTCCGCCATCACCCCACTGTTGAGGACTTTGTCCAGTGGGCCGAAGGGGAGGGCCTTGCCGTGATCGGCATCGACATCTTCCCGGATTCAGTGCCGCTGGAGACCTACGACCTGCCCAAGAACTGCGTCCTGGTGTTCGGGCAGGAAGGCCCGGGCCTGACGCCCGAGGTGCACGATGCCGCCGTCGCGACGCTGTCGATTGAGCAGTTCGGC
This genomic interval from Paenarthrobacter aurescens TC1 contains the following:
- a CDS encoding putative RNA methyltransferase, TrmH family (identified by match to protein family HMM PF00588) — encoded protein: MTDLPPNTALPTPAETTAEGEAEAKPEVGVGPWEGEWPVGEHWDPDLLRDGDRRNVVDQYRYWKHDAIVADLDSKRHDFHIAIENWQHDLNIGTVVRTANAFLAKEVHIIGRRRWNRRGAMVTDRYQHVRHHPTVEDFVQWAEGEGLAVIGIDIFPDSVPLETYDLPKNCVLVFGQEGPGLTPEVHDAAVATLSIEQFGSTRSMNAASAAAIAMHAWVRRHVFQQPVS